The Tenrec ecaudatus isolate mTenEca1 chromosome 12, mTenEca1.hap1, whole genome shotgun sequence genomic interval CTCctggtgagggctgggaggccggcAGGTCTCCTCGTGTTCCCATGGCTATGCACTTGGATCGGTTCCAACTTGGGGACAGATGAGAACGGTCTCTGAGACCTACTGTCTCTGCTGACCCAAACTGCTGCCTCTTTCGGAGCCTCTGGTGCGTCTTGACACATTGCACACGCTTGCTGTGTTCTTAGCTCcgttgccatccagtcagttcaaactcaccctcaAAGACCCTTCGAACTGCCTGCAAGTGGCTGGTGATGCAGAACCTCTGATGGTTCAGCTAGCAGCTGAAGGCTTAACACCTTGCCCCCAGAGCTGCGTGGGTGGGTGTTAGTCGAGGTGCTGGTGGCTCCTTGtgtgcacaggagaaagacttcTCAGAACTCCGAGGGTGGGGCCCCATCACAGGGTGGCTGGACACCGCCTCTTCAACGGCTTCTTTTCCTGCAGGTAACATGTCTCACCCCCGGCCGTGGCTCGGGCTGGACCACttcaacaaagcccccaagaggaGTCGCTACACCTATCTTGAAAAGGCCATTAAAATCCATAACTGACTTCCTGACCTGGTGTGCTCGAGGCCAGGGGCCGGGCGTGGGGCGCTCCTTTGTAGCGTCTGTAGAACTTGGGCCACCCAAGCGCTCCCCGAAGCCTTCGGCGAGAGGGCTTGCTGCTGGTGTCGATTTTATTTTGTCGAGGCTGTTCAGTTTGGCTGCTTCTCTGTATCTATTGACTGCCCTTTTTGAGCAAAATGAAGGTGTTTTTATAAAGCTCGGATGCCCATGAGAGTTATTTTATGGAAATGCCAGTCGGGCGGCTGGCGGGGCTGCGGCCCAGAGGGCTGGCCGCTGCCTTGCGTGggtcccctcctcctccacctctgcAGCGAGGCCGTCCACTGGTGGGCCCGCGGGCTCCAGGCCCTGCAGTGCATCTGTAAAGGCAACACCGGAATCCACAACCTAATTAGTGGccgtccctcctcccttcccatgtGCACTGTCGGCCCTTCCTCGGGCTCCCTCTCGGAGCTGCGTCTCACCTGGGGCAGCCCGGGCCACAGCTCCCTACCCATCTTGAGGAGTGGACACACTGAAGTCGAGCCTGGCAGACAGGTGGGgagtctccctctctcccctaaaAGTCCCATCAAGCCCTTGTTCTGTAGCGTTAGGGTTGACTCCTCGCTGCCTCGGGCAAGCGTCGCGGAGGGCAGGTGAAGGGCTATCACAATGGTGGCAGGGGCACCGGGACAGCAGGGGGGCATGCTCACTAGTGGTTAGTAAGCTGttgactttgttttttaaaaagttaaaaagtgaCAATAAAAAGGAGGGTGAGAGGTGGAGTGACATTGTATATTTAATGAATAGACCTGTACAAGCGACCTCCTGGAGGGGCTACTTTTTGTTGGGTGAGTCTGTCGGCAGCCCCCTGCTGGGAGGAGAGCTCACTGGGGTCGCTCCCCACCCAGTCTTTCAAACTTCGAGGGGGTTgagggggtgggaagagggagtCAGCCCCGCCGGGAGTCTCATGCCGAGTGCAGTAAAGTAGAATACGCAAGTCACACCGGTggcccccccccctcctttccctccatcctttcccagagttttttttgttttgtttcgtttttctttttttttttccgtaGCTGCAGTGTACACCAACTCTTCCTGTATATTGCCTTTTTGCTGGAACATGTTGTATGTTGAATAAAGTTTTCTATAAAAATGATAATTCAGTGAGTGACGTGGGAGCTGAGGAAGATTCTGCTGTGTGTGTCTCCCCCCTCTCCCAAAACAGGCCTGGGCCCCTTTCCGGTTCTGAAAAGGTTTGACTAAGGTGTATCTGGTCGTTtcctccccctccgccccccattCTCAGTGTTGTTGATAATGTGGTAGTGGGCTTGAGTCTGTGAAATAAAAGGTTTTTTCAAGAGGGAGCCTTGTGCAGCTGCCGTGACTGGAGTTGTAGTGTTTACAGATGTGGCAGACGTAGCCAGCTCACCTGTGTGATCTGTGATTACCTACCCCCGCCCTTAGTTTGACCTCCCTTGCCATGTCCCAAGTGTGTCTTCATGCCCTGATAGCTGCCTGCTGACCAGGGGCTGTCCTTGCACCCCATCTattcccccaccccacatccTCCACCGCAGCAGCgcgatctgtctttgaagaagagtCGGGTGTCGGTGTTCTGGTCTGGGTCTGCTTGTCTTCATGTTGGCTCTAGTGACCATGGTCTCCCTAGTAGCTATCCCTATAAGGTGGTCAGTGGCTGTTTTCACAAAGGACTCTGTCATGTTGCTTCCACTAGCTGTGCTGCAAGTTTATGAACCTTGACTTTAGGGGGGTGATTTTTCAAGGTGAGGAAGAAAACTGCTTTTCAAGGGGCCGGCTGTAACCCATAACCCACAGGGGTTCCCCCCTGCTCCCTCCCTGGAACAGGTGCCCTCTGTTGaaagccgttctcaacctgtgggtccagacCCATTTGGGCGTTGAACCACCTTTTCacaggtcgcccgattcataacagtagcaaaaattacagttgtgaaaataatgttatggttgggggtcaccacaacatgaactgtatgaaagggtcacggcgttaGGGAGGATGAGAACCGCTGCCGTAGAGCAGTGACCATGGTCACCAGGGGCTGTGGTACCTGTGGTCTGGCCGTCGCTGTTTTGTGGGCGTACCTGAGTTTTGAGGCAAAGAGCGTGCCCAAGGGAGCTGGCTTCCCAAACGCATGTAAACAGTTCTATGTGAGCCCAGGGACTGCCCGGCTGTCATGCGCTGGGCCCTGCCACCAGGGTTCACCCTCCAGTTGAATGTTGTGGACATCCTTACATGATTGTGTGATTGTTAGAGAAAATGGCATCTGTCTCACCCGCCAGGGGGTGTGACTTCAATGTGGGGAGAAAGGACATGAACCCCTTTTCAAATGGGCCCCCGGCTGAGGGAACAGAGCCTGATCCGGGTGCCAGTTCCCCGGGAGGCCTCAGCCCCTCACACAGCTCATGGGGTATTGGAGCAGGTGCTAGTGGCTGTGTTGGCCAGCGGGTAGTGCAGCAAGTTTGAAGCCACCCATCCAGGTGCAGACAGGTGTCTCGTGTCTCGGCAAGCAGCCCCTGTTGGTGGGTCCGTACATTTTGCCAGTCCTCGTTTCACGGGGTCTGGGGTCGGCAAACTGGGAAATAACCACCTTGGGGCCTCAGCTGCTCCAGACGGACAGGCAGCCATTCACATGGGAACGTGACTGGCCCCTGGactcgggtggggggggggtatccttggtggtgcagtccccagctccagttcTGCCTGGCCTGGTGAGACAGCATAGATGGAAGTGGTGTGGTTTTGTCTCTTCTGTGCTGCTGTTGGACTCTCAGCCTTTGAGGGAGGGTAGCTGGAACTGGGGGCCCAGTGAGCAGGTCAGCAGTGGGAAGGTTCCCTGGAGGTTCACCCGTTCCTGGGAGCGACGACCAACTGGCTCCAAGCACAGGGCAGGGCTGTGGAGCCCAGGGACGGTGCATCCTGTCTGCAGTGTTTGTGGCATATGGTGCTGACACGACATCCAACATCTCCACCACTCCCTGTGGCCCTCGGCCAGCGTGGCCGGTCCAGCACTGCCCCATCTGGCCTGATGTATCAGGCCAATGGCTGCCATGTGGGATGAGAACATTGTGGCATTTGTGAAGGGGCCATTGCAAGGGGCCTCGTGGCTGGGTGGGAGCCACGTCAGCTTGGCCGCTCTGGCACCTCTGCGCCCTGCACAGCTAGGGCCATGTAATTTGTGACGTGTCGCTCGCCCTGCCTGCTCTTGGATTCAGGGTGGCCATGAAGGCAGACTGGGGAGTTCTCATTTCATAGGAAAGCCCTTCATCAGAGCTTTGAGTCCACACTGTGAGCTGGGGCAGCAGCAGGCATTGCCACTCCTAACTCACCCCAAGTACCTGGGGGCTGCATACCACCCGCTGGTGGGAGTGACCTTGGCTGGGGGaagccaccaccactaccaccacccccccaatCACTTGCCAGTGATAAGCACAGCAGGCTGCTCACTTCTCCCACCTGTCCTCTGGGAGGGCACGAGGCTGTTTGGAAATTCAGACATGGGCATGCAGCACAGGCTGAGCCGAGGGGACAGCTGGCTCTCCTGACCCAGGCTGAGCAGGGTTAGCTCTCCAGGTGTGGACTAAGCTGGCAGCGCATAAAGATGCCAGGGACCCAGCTACTGCCGGCATTGATGGGAAAGAACATACATGGCTGTCACACCCCGAAACCCCACCTGTGCCCCCTGCAGCAAGTGCCCTAGGCCCAGCATTGGCACTGGGGGCCCTCTCCCTACTTCAGCCTCTGCCCTTTGTGGCTTCAGAGACACGGCCCTTTCACCTGCAGGTCCTTTCCAGGTGTACTGAATGCTTAATGCCAGGAGCATCACCCTTAACCCTAAAGACCTGGGCAAGATGAGACCTGGTTTGGGTGTAAAACGGAGGGCCTCCTGACCCTGATGGCAccgtggttaagtgctgggcagTTAGAGGGtctgtggttggaacccaccaaccTCGGAGGTGGACTGCCTCTGATGATGTACAACATTCCGTTCTGCCCACTAGGGTGCTGCcaccgagtcagaatcaactgtcaGGTGCTCTGCGCCCACGCCCCCACCCCAGTGGTGGTAAGGGTCAAGAAGCCCTGGCCATGCCCCCTACTTTCACTGCCCTCTCCTAAGGGGCTCACTTCTCACCCTCATGCCACACCCCGAAATGAATTCTAATCCAAAAGTTGtctgtgaaaaataaaattatatcccAGTGGTGACCGAAGACCCTGCCCCCCAGGTCCCTGGCCTCGAGACCAGAGGAGCCCCTCAAGGAGCAGCTGAGGCCGAGGGGAAGGGTGCCACGGGGCAGCCTCTGCAGTACTAGGCCAGCTGACTACCACGTGGACTGCCCTGGCCAGGCCCTAGCCTTCGTGTGTCTGGGTTAGCTGTCTTCGTGGAGACTGAGGACAGATTCAGATCAGCAGAATAAGGGGCATGGGAACTAACCTAGAATGAGGTGCAAGAGAGTTGTGGGAAATGTGGACCTGGTGGCActgagagccctggtgctgtagtcgttacatgttgggctggaaCCGCAAGgccaacagttggaaaccaccagccgctactCCGGTTGaggcgaagctttctactcctgtgaagagagcagttctaccctgtcctataggctggcTCGGAGTCAGAACGAACAATGTGGGTGGGGAGTGTCAAACTGAAGCCTGATGTGTCAACTGTCACAAACACACTTGGGTACCAGTTGCCCCAGCCCTCGAGACAAGGGCCACGGGTGGGGTTTGTGGGGCCCTGGGGCATCCGTGGCGGGTGGGGTGTGGAGGATGAGCATGGCCTGCAGGAGACCTGAGGGGCAttatggcagggggtgggggctggccccacaggcaagtgggtggtcGGGCTGCAGACAACCCAAGGTTTAAGAGCAAACACTCTCCACTATATTTAGCCTTGGGGGAGACAATGCGCACTCAGGTGTTTGTCATGCCAGGTGGGAGCTGAGGCCAGTGGGAACCTGTCTGGACTGAGGAGGGAGTCAAAAGGGCTGAGTCCCCTTTCAACAAGACAGTCTTTGTAAAAGGGCTTCAGCCCGTGTGAGGGGAGGTCATCGGCTGAGGGTCTGAGGAGACAAGATGGTGTCTAAAGAGAGGTTACACCACTTTTCATGTAGTCCGCCACATCCAACCAACACCCCTTTACTCAACCAGATACCACTCACGTGGTTCCCTCAGCCAACCAGTCATTGAGACTCCTTTACTCTTACTGTCCAGTGAACCAGGTCATTCATTAGTTCCTTTGATTCATTCAAGCAGTCAGCCATTTGTTTGATCATTTGATTCAATCTACCATTCATTCATGTGATCATTCAGCCAAGCATTCATTCATTcggtcactcattcattcaaccactgCTGAGCAACTAGTCTGCCAGACACCCTTATAAGGAAGAGACGGGGCCTTCTACTCCATGGAGGTAGGTATGTCGGAGGGTGCTACCAAGACTTGACAAGGAGACATGGAGCCGGAGAGGATGGGGCTGACCGGTCCTTTATTGTGGAAGCTCACAGTCGCCGGAAGTAGTAGAGCTCGTGGCGGCACACAGGGCAGGAGTGCCGCACATCCATCAGGCTGTCGATGCAGAATGGGATGAGGCAGCAGCCTATAACGCACCTGCGGCCGCAGCCAGGAGCTGGGCGTGAGATGCCAGCCTGGCTCAACCGACAGCTGGCCTCGGGCCGGGGCCTGCCTGGTACCTACATTAGCACCTGGGGGTGGGGCCTGGTCACATTTTCACAGCTCCGCCTTCTTGTCCACTAACCTTCCCATGGACCATTGTGCCTGCGTCCACACAAGTGCCATGGGCTGTCCTAAGTGACCCATCCCTGTGCCTGTGACAAGGACACGAGCTCAGAGTGGCCGAGGCACTGCCCAATACCAAACGGGAAAGCGACCAACCTTGGAACCGGCTCCTATTCTGCATCCTGCCACCCCTGGATCCCCAGGGAGGGAACTGCCCCTGTCCACCGTGTGCTGCCCCCAGTCTACCCACGCCCCTCCCCTACCCCGCTCACCCAAACAGGAAGAGGCCCGTGCACATTAACCAGGTGATGATGCCGGGGACGTAGCTGGTGACGGTGATGATGTTGTTCCCGCAGTATGGACACGTGGTTTTTATTGGAATGTTGGAGACCCTCCTAGGGAAACTGGTGACAAATACTAAGGGAGGAGAGGGTCAGACTCAGCGTCTCTCACGGCCCATGCCCATCACCTGCCACGTGTCCCAAGGCTGGCCACCACCTGAAGTGTTGAGGGGCTCGCCTAAGCACCCAAGGAAATCCAGGTTGCCCCATGTCCCCAGAGCAGCCTCACTTCCTGCTGCCACCTACCAACCTTCAGGCAACACCCCTGTCCTCCCCAGGCCCCAGGCACGAAGAGGGATCCAGGCAGCCTGGAGACTTCTAATAGGAACATGAACCCAGGTTCGGGATTCTGTTGGCTGCCCCGAATAGCGTGTCCATAAGTCCCCTGTCATCTGGCCTTCAGCAGCTCCTGTGTAATCTGCCGCGGAGCCACCCCTCCAAAtcagcacaggcgcctggtgcCCCAGGTGTGTCCTGCTCCAGCGGCTTTTGCCGAGGTGAATTTTCTTTGGAAGTCAGTTgtgaggcctttcttctgcgctacttctgggtagacttgaactgccaacctctgggtGGCCAGCGAGCTTTGCGAATTGTTcacatcacccagggactccctccCTGAAGGTAAGGAGCTAGGAGCCCTGGCTGGTGACCGTGGGAAGGGCTTGTGCGACAGAGAAAACCACTTCCACTCTTCCATCTTCATGGATCCTGCAGGGTCCCCCAGACAGGGTATTGAATCATCGGCCCCAACTCCCCCAGCTGCCGAGTCGTGAGAATTCCTCAGAGCGTCCGTTTCAAATCcaggaccacggactgccagaagaaccaccAGAGCTGTACGCCCAGGATGGCGAGACGTGGCCTCATGTACTTAgatcgtccctggagaaggacatggttgggaaagcagaggggtcCTGAAAGAGGAAAGCCCGCCCTctccaagatggattgacccagttggCTGCATTGGTAGGATTATACGGAAAacccttgtgaggatggcccagaaccGGGCAGTGACGGCCCTGACAACCACCAGGGTTGGTCCTGGGGGATGTGCATCTGTCCATTGTCTCTGTGGCGTGGGCGTCTCTGAAGGATGGGGTGCAGTCTCCAGCCCCcataccaccggggctcctcctgCAAGCCTGGAGCAACCACTTCGGTCTCTTCAGGGTGGTCTCCTCTTGGCCATTTCAGATACaccggggcttcagaaagttggtgaaaaatggaagagaaaatagatttttttttcccgcAAACGTTTTGAAGCCTTCTCATAAATGGAGGCAAGAAGTATGTGCCTGGCTTGTTTTGATATTTTTCACCGTAATGTTTTCCTGGTCCATCAGCATTGTTGTGGGCAGCAAGGTCGAGCCCAGCCTGAGCACTGACCTACAAAACCACGGAGAACTCTTTCGGTGGCCAGGCAGCGTCTTGACggaggcaggtctgtgaggtcACGCAGCAGTGAAAGAACCAATTGTGGGAGTCTGCGGGGTCGGCGGTGGGAACTGcatgcagctccgagggagacagCCGACTTTCTACTCCGTCACCAGTGAGAGTCTGGGGAACCGCAGCACCGGTTCCATGGCGGTGAGTgtggtctggtttggtttggtttgctgttgAGATGGAAACTCTGCCATCCTTGACCCTAAATGAAAGGGCTGAGATTTTGACTGCTTTATTGCAAATTAAGCCAAACTTTTTAGAATTTGGTTAAATATGTTTCTGgttaagtcattaaaaataaataaaatctggaAGTTCAAAGACCAACTGACAAAAGACTTGACTCCATCACAGTCTCCCTGGTGTGGCTGTGGCTGGCCACAtgtcacccaccccacccaccaggtGAGGATGGACAAGGGCGCTGAAGGTCAGGAATCATGCCGGTGGGTGGCCCAGGACCACCCAGAAGAAAgggcacagggactcattctgagGGAGCCACGGCCTGACTCAGCATGAACCCTCCCTTCACTCACCCCAGGTCACAGCAACATGACCAGGGGGGCCTTAGGGCCAGGACTcaacccccacccaaccccctccAGCTTCCCTGAGGACGGGGGAGACTCGGTCACTGAAGAGAGGGCGGTGCAGGACATTGCGGTCCAGCTACCCTGTATTCCTCTTCTTGCACCACATACTCTCCAAGTTGGGGGCACGGCGGGACCCTGTAGGTGTTGAGAGGTCATGGGGGGGTGGGGACTGGAGTTGGCCCCTAGTACAGTTTGAGGACCCGCTCCTGTGTCCGGTGGGCCCTATTGCTAATCAGTTCTCTTAGGCCCCTCCCAGCTCACCCTGGGGTTGATGCCATCGTGACTCCATGTTCCAGCAGTGGCCTCTGGGCAGCCTTGGGTTCTGAGCTCCCGACCACAGAAGTCTCCTATCTTGAGATGGAGGGGCCCATGGGACAGGAGTGAGGGCCCCGCCTCCTGCTTGCTGGGGGCTCAGGAGGGAGCACCATTGTGATGTGTCCCCACTTCTCTGCAGGAGGGCAGGGATGGAGAGGGTGCTcgcctgggggtggagggtggggggcggcCGGGACCTGAGCTTGAGCACATCCCACCACACACCACCTGGCACCGTCACACAACTACCCACATTTCGGGGATGGCAGCtggagtggggggttgggggggcttCCCAGTGAGTGATAGCTTCCTCTAAGGAACCTTTCCTGGGTTATCTCATCTGTAGCGCACCCTGGGGTCCAGCAGCAGCATCCTCACCTTCTGTGCGGTGGTGGGACCGGCTTTCCATGCCCAGCCGCTGCAGCACCTTCACGTGTGGGCACTGCTCTGATGCTGGCCAGGtaccagtggaacttccagacgagg includes:
- the LITAFD gene encoding lITAF domain-containing protein; protein product: MESRSHHRTEVFVTSFPRRVSNIPIKTTCPYCGNNIITVTSYVPGIITWLMCTGLFLFGCVIGCCLIPFCIDSLMDVRHSCPVCRHELYYFRRL